A genomic segment from Flavobacterium sp. 9R encodes:
- a CDS encoding putative quinol monooxygenase, whose amino-acid sequence MKAIKKKKLLGISLVVLFLAMAQNTRAQEKKQMVRIAKIKVHPRHLNAYNKALKEQMNAAIKLESGVLTYYAVSDKNAPTNITILEIYADTIAYQSHIETVHFKKYKTTVKDMVQSLELVDVDLIAAAVKNKK is encoded by the coding sequence ATGAAAGCTATCAAAAAAAAGAAACTATTGGGAATAAGCTTAGTCGTACTGTTTTTGGCTATGGCTCAAAATACTAGAGCACAAGAAAAAAAGCAAATGGTTCGGATTGCAAAAATAAAAGTGCATCCAAGACATCTTAATGCTTATAACAAAGCTTTAAAAGAGCAAATGAATGCGGCCATTAAGCTAGAATCAGGAGTACTAACTTACTATGCAGTTTCGGATAAGAATGCACCAACTAACATTACCATCTTAGAAATCTATGCTGATACAATTGCTTATCAATCTCACATTGAAACAGTTCACTTTAAAAAATATAAAACTACTGTAAAAGATATGGTACAATCGTTAGAACTCGTGGATGTTGACCTTATTGCAGCAGCAGTAAAAAATAAAAAATGA
- a CDS encoding M56 family metallopeptidase yields METIYPYLLKASGLIALFYLAYYFLLRKETFFTANRFFLLAGLGTAVVLPLFYITKIVWVTPTPLTFPISDLPLQQASPEETFEINWYLTAIAIYIVGSALFFIKFGMDYWSLNRVLYKTKAQQQADFKLIDVQEKIAPFSYFNTIVFNSSLYSPSELQSILEHEKVHSEQHHTIDVLIIRFFSIVFWFNPFIWLYQRAILQNLEFIADSEATKRLNDKKAYQMALVKITTHENCVALTNHFYQSLIKKRIVMLNKNQSKKWNSWKYALILPALIAFVFIFQIKVLAQEKTVTHTTTSKTTTEDIILVIDKNTSDAKLKQEAQLLKDLHGINLKISKVKRNANQEITGIKLQFDDKNGNKGTNQVDSDRPISPITFIKNTDSNGKSSIGFYTGKANPKGKINKRIVLNSSDDEESNFAFSFSDDEDDLTPPDAPSVPDVEDAIDAPDVPDAPNAPKVQIQKRVIVTRSKNGEKPIVYINGKKVDFTMEELNSKLDPNSIERMDVYKGDISIEKYGDDGKNGVIAITTKDGRTEVNVNKIIKRAQADIERSFSERENMQADMERARKEMELSKIEIQKAKIEIEKAKQEIQKAKKEIEKAKTDTQKNQKK; encoded by the coding sequence ATGGAAACCATCTATCCCTACTTACTAAAAGCAAGCGGTTTAATTGCCTTATTTTATTTGGCTTACTATTTCTTGTTACGAAAAGAAACTTTCTTCACAGCCAATCGCTTTTTCTTACTCGCTGGACTTGGAACAGCTGTGGTGCTTCCGTTATTTTACATTACCAAAATCGTTTGGGTAACCCCTACTCCACTCACTTTTCCTATTTCAGACCTGCCGCTGCAGCAAGCCTCTCCTGAGGAAACCTTTGAAATAAATTGGTATTTGACTGCTATTGCCATTTACATAGTAGGCTCTGCTTTGTTTTTCATAAAATTCGGAATGGATTATTGGAGTTTGAATCGCGTTTTATATAAAACGAAAGCACAACAACAAGCCGACTTCAAACTGATTGATGTTCAGGAGAAAATAGCACCGTTCTCGTATTTCAACACGATTGTTTTCAATTCTTCTTTGTATTCGCCATCAGAATTGCAAAGTATTTTAGAACACGAAAAAGTGCATAGCGAACAGCATCACACCATAGATGTTTTGATTATTCGCTTTTTTAGTATCGTATTTTGGTTCAATCCTTTTATCTGGCTGTACCAAAGAGCCATACTACAAAACCTTGAGTTCATTGCTGATAGCGAGGCAACTAAACGACTTAACGACAAAAAGGCCTATCAAATGGCACTTGTAAAAATAACAACACACGAAAATTGTGTTGCCCTTACCAATCATTTTTATCAATCATTAATCAAAAAACGAATCGTTATGTTAAACAAAAATCAATCAAAAAAATGGAATTCGTGGAAGTATGCGCTGATACTTCCAGCATTAATTGCCTTTGTATTTATCTTCCAAATTAAGGTTTTAGCACAGGAAAAAACAGTAACACACACTACAACATCCAAAACAACAACAGAGGACATCATTTTAGTAATAGACAAAAATACTTCTGATGCCAAGTTAAAACAAGAAGCACAATTACTGAAAGACCTGCACGGCATTAACCTAAAAATTTCGAAAGTTAAGCGTAATGCTAATCAAGAAATTACGGGAATCAAATTACAATTTGATGACAAAAACGGTAACAAAGGAACCAATCAGGTTGACAGCGACCGTCCGATTTCACCTATCACTTTTATAAAAAATACCGATAGCAACGGAAAATCAAGTATCGGATTTTATACTGGAAAAGCCAATCCTAAAGGAAAAATCAATAAAAGAATAGTACTAAATTCTTCTGATGATGAAGAATCTAACTTTGCTTTTTCTTTTAGTGATGACGAAGATGATTTAACTCCACCTGACGCTCCAAGTGTTCCTGATGTAGAAGACGCCATAGACGCACCAGATGTGCCAGATGCTCCAAACGCACCAAAAGTTCAAATCCAAAAAAGGGTAATCGTAACCAGAAGTAAAAATGGTGAAAAACCAATAGTTTACATCAATGGAAAAAAAGTGGATTTCACTATGGAAGAATTAAATTCGAAATTAGACCCTAATTCAATCGAAAGAATGGATGTTTATAAAGGAGACATATCTATTGAAAAATATGGAGACGATGGTAAAAACGGCGTAATCGCAATTACAACTAAAGATGGAAGAACTGAGGTAAATGTGAACAAAATAATCAAAAGAGCTCAAGCTGATATAGAACGTTCTTTTAGTGAAAGAGAAAATATGCAAGCCGATATGGAACGTGCTAGAAAGGAAATGGAGCTGTCAAAAATTGAAATACAAAAAGCAAAAATTGAAATTGAGAAAGCAAAACAAGAAATTCAAAAAGCCAAAAAAGAAATAGAAAAGGCAAAAACTGATACTCAGAAAAATCAGAAAAAATAA
- a CDS encoding MFS transporter, with the protein MLTTAIQRYFDNYRGFSREIWILTLMTFINRAGTMVLPFLSKYLKEDLGFSFGQVGWIMVCFGLGSMLGSWLGGKLSDKIGFYKIMIFSLFTTGVLFFFVQYVTSFWGLCFSMFFIMSIADMFRPAMFVSLGTYAKPENRTRALTLVRLAVNLGFAAGPALGGLIIMGMGYQGLFWVDGTSCIISILIFALLVKEKKSTIDKEKLKEINATRISVFKDTVFWIFLFVCFITAVLFFQLFTTLPLYHKEQFGLTEFQSGLLLSLNGLIIFFLEMPIVSASQRKNVNKLKIILWGCVCMSFSFLALLFNFWVGFLVISLLFITFGEMFIFPFSNSFALSRAPKGHEGRYMALFTMSFSLAHIVSSKTGMDIISRFGYQNNWIFMAFLGAVSIFGCVWVMRLVKKENQ; encoded by the coding sequence ATGCTGACCACTGCCATTCAACGCTATTTTGACAATTACCGAGGCTTTTCGAGAGAAATTTGGATACTTACTTTAATGACTTTTATCAATCGAGCTGGAACGATGGTGTTGCCTTTTTTGTCCAAATACTTGAAAGAAGACCTTGGTTTTTCGTTTGGGCAAGTCGGTTGGATTATGGTATGTTTTGGTTTAGGCTCTATGCTCGGTTCTTGGCTAGGTGGAAAACTATCTGACAAGATTGGTTTTTACAAAATAATGATTTTCAGTTTATTTACTACTGGAGTGTTGTTTTTCTTCGTTCAATATGTCACTTCCTTTTGGGGATTGTGCTTCAGTATGTTTTTTATTATGTCCATAGCCGATATGTTTCGACCCGCGATGTTTGTTTCGTTAGGTACTTATGCCAAACCAGAAAACAGAACGAGAGCCTTGACATTAGTGCGATTGGCCGTAAACCTTGGATTTGCAGCTGGTCCAGCGCTGGGAGGTTTAATCATTATGGGGATGGGTTATCAAGGATTGTTTTGGGTAGATGGTACTTCTTGTATTATTTCTATTTTGATTTTTGCCCTTTTGGTAAAGGAAAAGAAAAGCACTATCGACAAAGAAAAACTGAAAGAAATCAATGCTACAAGAATATCTGTATTTAAAGACACTGTTTTTTGGATTTTCTTGTTTGTGTGTTTCATTACGGCGGTGTTATTTTTTCAACTATTTACAACTTTGCCTTTGTACCATAAAGAACAATTTGGATTGACTGAATTTCAAAGCGGTTTGCTATTGTCGTTGAACGGATTGATTATCTTTTTCCTAGAAATGCCTATCGTAAGTGCGTCACAACGCAAAAATGTGAACAAACTCAAAATCATTCTTTGGGGCTGTGTTTGTATGTCATTTAGTTTCCTAGCATTGTTGTTCAATTTTTGGGTTGGCTTTTTAGTGATTAGTTTATTGTTTATCACTTTTGGAGAAATGTTCATTTTTCCTTTTTCGAATTCTTTTGCTTTGAGCCGAGCTCCCAAGGGACACGAAGGGCGTTATATGGCACTTTTTACGATGAGTTTTAGTTTGGCGCATATCGTTAGTTCCAAAACTGGAATGGATATCATCAGTCGATTTGGCTACCAAAACAATTGGATTTTTATGGCTTTCTTGGGTGCGGTATCCATTTTTGGTTGTGTTTGGGTAATGCGATTGGTTAAAAAAGAAAACCAATAA
- a CDS encoding SsrA-binding protein has protein sequence MYKILAQINKILLPSFTKQRLDISKAKKWQMAIIGYRYYVTTRALDC, from the coding sequence ATGTACAAAATTTTAGCTCAAATCAACAAAATACTATTACCAAGTTTTACAAAACAACGCTTAGATATTAGCAAAGCTAAAAAATGGCAAATGGCTATAATAGGCTACAGATATTACGTTACCACCAGAGCATTAGATTGCTAA
- a CDS encoding ThiF family adenylyltransferase: MAEWTERAELLFKAEGLQKLQNANVLVVGLGGVGSFAAEFLARAGVGNMTIVDGDVVDITNINRQLPALHSTVGQPKVTVVGDRLMDINPALNLTRVQEFLSPERALEIVSTDYDYVLDCIDSVTPKLNLILSAKRNRVKIISSMGAGGKMLASKVKVTDISKTMNCYFSKTIRRRLKELKINKLKVVFSSEIQDPNSLRMTDGSNFKKSFYGTNSYMPGLFGLHAAETVIRHLLKN, encoded by the coding sequence ATGGCAGAGTGGACAGAAAGAGCCGAGCTTTTATTTAAAGCCGAAGGATTACAAAAATTACAAAACGCCAATGTACTAGTGGTGGGGCTAGGAGGAGTAGGCTCGTTTGCTGCCGAGTTTTTGGCAAGAGCAGGCGTAGGGAATATGACCATTGTCGATGGAGACGTGGTAGACATTACCAATATCAATCGTCAATTACCAGCTTTGCATTCCACTGTTGGGCAACCCAAAGTAACTGTCGTTGGTGACCGATTAATGGACATCAATCCAGCGCTTAATCTTACCCGAGTACAAGAATTTTTATCTCCAGAGCGCGCTTTAGAAATTGTTTCTACCGATTATGATTATGTTTTGGACTGTATCGATAGCGTAACGCCAAAATTGAATTTAATTTTATCTGCCAAAAGAAACAGAGTCAAAATCATCAGTAGTATGGGAGCAGGAGGAAAAATGTTGGCTTCAAAAGTAAAAGTCACAGACATTTCCAAAACAATGAATTGTTACTTCTCCAAAACCATAAGACGTCGTTTAAAAGAGTTGAAAATCAACAAATTGAAAGTAGTTTTCTCTTCAGAAATTCAAGACCCCAATAGCTTACGAATGACTGATGGTTCTAATTTCAAGAAATCTTTTTACGGAACTAACAGTTATATGCCAGGTCTTTTTGGTTTGCACGCCGCCGAAACAGTTATTCGTCATTTACTGAAGAATTAG
- a CDS encoding TatD family hydrolase, whose protein sequence is MKYFNLHTHEATQNPNRIELVNQYPNEFENSFPYYSIGIHPWYIVEERIASDLEIIEQQLQDPNCLALGECGLDKRIAIPLELQQSVFEQQLHLAQKYNKPVVIHCVAAYQEVIACSKKLKISVPLLIHGFSKNETVAQSLLNNGFYLSFGKYLVQNPALASVFQKVPDNQFFLETDTIENGIEEVYALAAQYKNTTVEAIQQQINGNIKRVFGLTLD, encoded by the coding sequence ATGAAGTATTTCAATTTACATACGCACGAAGCCACCCAAAATCCCAACCGAATCGAGTTGGTCAATCAGTATCCTAACGAGTTCGAGAACTCTTTTCCCTATTATTCCATAGGCATTCATCCTTGGTATATTGTGGAGGAACGGATAGCAAGCGATTTAGAAATCATTGAGCAACAACTCCAAGACCCCAATTGTTTGGCCTTGGGCGAGTGCGGTTTAGACAAGCGAATTGCCATTCCGTTGGAGCTACAACAATCCGTTTTTGAACAACAATTGCATCTGGCGCAAAAGTATAACAAACCCGTGGTGATTCATTGTGTGGCGGCGTATCAGGAGGTAATTGCTTGTAGTAAAAAGCTAAAAATCAGCGTTCCGCTACTCATTCACGGATTCTCAAAGAACGAAACCGTGGCACAATCGTTACTCAATAACGGATTTTATCTGTCTTTTGGGAAGTATTTGGTTCAAAATCCAGCCTTGGCAAGCGTTTTTCAAAAAGTGCCAGACAATCAGTTCTTTCTAGAAACCGATACCATCGAAAACGGAATCGAAGAAGTCTACGCTTTGGCCGCCCAGTACAAAAACACAACCGTTGAAGCCATACAGCAACAAATCAACGGAAACATAAAGCGAGTTTTTGGGCTAACTCTCGATTGA
- a CDS encoding DUF2911 domain-containing protein: MKKIIIALAIFIANFTIEAQVKTPAPSPKATIMQTVGLTDVEVVYSRPAAKGRPVFGNLVPFGKLWRTGANANTIISFSDDVVIDGKTLKKGKYALYTIPKIESWEIIFYTTTDNWGLPEEFKEANVALRTTVKEEALPKAVESFTIGINNLDLNSGHLDMAWENSSVSMKFEVPTQKIATASIEKVLAGPTANDYFSASQYLFQANGDITKSRTYVDKALELSTEKPFWFLRLKSLIQAKQGDKAGAIETAKQSLAAAEAAKNQDYVKMNKDSIAEWSKK; encoded by the coding sequence ATGAAAAAAATTATTATTGCTTTAGCGATTTTTATTGCTAATTTCACGATTGAAGCACAAGTAAAAACACCAGCGCCAAGCCCGAAAGCGACCATTATGCAAACAGTAGGTTTGACAGATGTTGAGGTGGTGTATTCAAGACCTGCAGCGAAAGGAAGACCAGTTTTTGGAAACTTAGTTCCTTTTGGAAAATTATGGAGAACTGGGGCAAATGCCAATACTATTATTTCATTTTCAGATGATGTAGTGATTGATGGTAAAACCTTGAAAAAAGGAAAATATGCTTTGTACACTATTCCAAAAATCGAAAGCTGGGAGATTATTTTCTACACGACTACTGATAACTGGGGATTGCCAGAAGAATTCAAAGAAGCTAATGTGGCTTTGAGAACTACTGTAAAAGAAGAAGCTTTGCCAAAAGCAGTAGAATCTTTCACTATCGGAATCAATAATCTAGATTTGAATTCAGGACATTTGGATATGGCTTGGGAAAATTCTTCAGTATCAATGAAATTTGAAGTACCAACTCAAAAAATAGCTACAGCAAGTATTGAAAAAGTATTAGCTGGTCCAACAGCGAATGATTATTTTTCCGCTTCTCAATATTTATTCCAAGCTAATGGAGATATTACAAAATCAAGAACGTATGTGGACAAAGCTTTAGAATTAAGCACTGAAAAACCATTTTGGTTCTTGCGTTTGAAATCATTGATTCAAGCGAAACAAGGAGACAAAGCTGGTGCTATCGAAACTGCAAAACAATCTCTTGCAGCAGCTGAGGCAGCTAAAAATCAAGATTACGTAAAAATGAACAAAGACAGTATTGCAGAGTGGAGTAAAAAATAA
- a CDS encoding DUF1684 domain-containing protein: MKNVLLVLMIIFCNWTFGQAQKGSEAVEKFQKELNAEYASPEKSPLLKEDLAVFKSLDFFPYNPNLQIEARFVRTPNEKVFEMKTSTTRKPLYIKFGEAHFTIDGKDLVLNIYQNIELSKKKEYVDYLFLPFSDLTCGKESYIGGRYIDLKIPTTETIFIDFNTAYNPYCAYNHKYSCPIVPLENDVPVAINAGVKKFHD; this comes from the coding sequence ATGAAAAATGTACTTCTTGTATTGATGATTATTTTTTGTAATTGGACTTTCGGACAAGCTCAAAAAGGTAGCGAAGCCGTTGAAAAATTCCAAAAAGAACTCAATGCAGAATATGCTTCCCCTGAAAAAAGTCCTTTGCTCAAAGAGGATTTAGCCGTTTTCAAAAGCTTGGATTTTTTTCCTTACAATCCCAACTTGCAAATTGAAGCTCGTTTCGTTCGTACGCCTAATGAAAAAGTGTTCGAAATGAAAACCTCTACGACAAGAAAACCCTTGTATATTAAATTCGGAGAAGCGCATTTCACAATCGATGGGAAAGATTTAGTGCTAAATATTTATCAAAACATCGAACTTTCTAAAAAGAAAGAATATGTAGACTACTTGTTTTTGCCTTTTTCTGACCTGACTTGCGGTAAAGAAAGTTACATCGGCGGACGTTACATCGATTTGAAAATCCCAACAACTGAAACCATTTTTATCGATTTCAATACGGCTTACAATCCCTACTGCGCATACAATCACAAGTATTCTTGCCCCATAGTACCGCTTGAAAATGATGTGCCAGTAGCCATAAATGCAGGAGTAAAAAAGTTTCACGACTAA
- a CDS encoding HAD family phosphatase, with product MIQTVIFDMDGVIVDTEPVHRYAYYQLFDELNITVPEEMYTSFTGFSTRNTFQFLKNQFSLQQEVEDLIQGKRNRFNDAFDTKEDLTLLDGVENLIKDLHQNGMQLIVASSASKVTIDRVFTRFNLHQYFSHIVSGEDFPQSKPHPAIFEHAASLSTAPKENCIVIEDSTNGVKAANAAGIFCVGYQSFYSKDQDLVTADIVINDFNELNAKTVSKFGF from the coding sequence ATGATACAAACTGTGATTTTTGATATGGATGGGGTAATTGTAGATACAGAGCCTGTTCATCGTTATGCTTATTACCAATTATTTGACGAATTAAATATTACCGTTCCCGAGGAAATGTATACTTCTTTTACTGGTTTTTCGACTCGTAATACGTTTCAATTTTTGAAAAATCAGTTTAGTCTACAACAAGAAGTAGAAGATTTAATTCAAGGAAAACGCAACCGCTTCAATGATGCTTTTGATACCAAAGAGGATTTGACTTTATTGGATGGCGTAGAAAATTTGATTAAAGATTTGCATCAAAACGGAATGCAGTTAATCGTAGCTTCATCAGCTTCAAAAGTGACGATTGATAGGGTGTTTACTCGTTTCAATTTGCATCAATATTTCTCTCATATTGTGAGCGGAGAAGATTTTCCACAATCCAAACCGCATCCAGCTATTTTTGAGCACGCAGCCAGTTTATCAACTGCTCCAAAGGAAAATTGTATCGTTATTGAAGACAGTACCAATGGAGTGAAAGCCGCCAATGCCGCTGGCATTTTCTGTGTTGGGTATCAGAGTTTTTATTCTAAAGACCAAGATTTAGTTACAGCAGATATTGTGATAAACGATTTTAATGAATTGAATGCAAAAACTGTTTCAAAATTTGGTTTTTAA
- a CDS encoding adenine phosphoribosyltransferase has product MTVDKYIRDIQDFPKEGILFKDITPLLIDTSARKECLDILVSNLRDKGINKVIGVESRGFFFGTLLAQELNAGFVPVRKPNKLPYDTIAASYALEYGTDTLEIHTDAIQKGDRVLIHDDVLATGGTAKAVCELVEQLGGIIVQCNFIMELTFLNGREKLGSNEIFAAITY; this is encoded by the coding sequence ATGACAGTCGATAAGTACATTCGTGATATTCAGGACTTTCCTAAGGAGGGAATTTTATTTAAAGATATTACTCCGTTATTAATTGATACCTCTGCAAGAAAAGAATGTTTGGATATCTTGGTTTCGAACTTGAGAGATAAAGGCATAAACAAAGTAATTGGAGTAGAAAGTAGAGGCTTCTTTTTTGGAACGCTACTTGCGCAAGAGTTAAATGCAGGTTTTGTTCCTGTTCGTAAACCCAATAAATTGCCCTATGATACAATTGCGGCTTCTTATGCTTTAGAATACGGAACAGACACCTTAGAAATTCATACAGATGCAATTCAAAAAGGCGACCGAGTGCTTATTCACGACGACGTATTGGCCACAGGTGGAACTGCGAAGGCTGTTTGTGAACTAGTAGAACAATTAGGAGGTATAATTGTTCAGTGTAACTTCATTATGGAGCTCACTTTCTTAAACGGAAGAGAAAAATTAGGAAGTAACGAAATTTTTGCTGCGATTACTTATTAA
- a CDS encoding sodium:solute symporter produces the protein MQIFDWIILLTTLLFIVIYGVWKTKGSKNVEDFILGNNETPWHVVGLSVMATQASAITFLSTPGQAYHDGMGFVQFYFGLPIAMVLICATFIPIYHKYKVYTAYEYLEKRFDLKTRSLAAVLFLVQRGLGTGLTIYAPAIILSAILGWNLTYMNIFIGISVIIYTFSGGTKAVNVTQKQQMFVIMLGMFSTFFLILHYLPNDMTFSSALHIAGANDKMNIVDFSFDPEQKYTFWSGITGGFFLALAYFGTDQSQVGRYLSGKSVRESQMGLIMNGLLKVPMQFFILLTGVMVFVFFQFNPVPLNFNPNNKTVIENSKYKKEYQALENKLNALSEDKKVINLLYIDQLNQDYDNPTLRKELVALSNKEKDLRDRAKDIITKADPDSETNDKDYVFFHFVLNYLPKGLIGLLLAVILSAAMSSTASGLSALASTTAIDIYKRNLKTEKSETHYLNATKFFTLMWGVIAILFACIGTLFENLIQLVNIIGSIFYGTVLGIFLVGFYIKKVQSQAVFYSAVISQITIFIIYYFAIFIYPSGEEKLGYLWLNFIGALLTIVLSIVIQMLVPKKEIAIEGE, from the coding sequence ATGCAAATATTTGATTGGATTATTTTATTGACCACCCTTTTATTCATTGTCATTTATGGCGTTTGGAAAACCAAAGGAAGTAAAAACGTTGAAGATTTCATTTTGGGTAATAACGAAACGCCTTGGCACGTAGTTGGTCTTTCTGTGATGGCAACTCAAGCCAGTGCAATCACATTTTTATCCACTCCTGGGCAAGCGTATCACGATGGTATGGGTTTCGTACAATTCTATTTTGGATTACCCATTGCAATGGTATTAATATGTGCTACCTTCATTCCTATTTATCACAAATACAAAGTCTATACAGCCTACGAGTATTTAGAAAAAAGGTTTGATTTAAAAACACGTTCCTTAGCTGCGGTTTTATTCTTAGTACAACGCGGATTAGGTACAGGATTAACCATCTATGCACCTGCTATTATTTTATCGGCTATATTGGGTTGGAATTTGACCTATATGAACATTTTCATCGGAATTTCGGTGATTATTTATACTTTTTCTGGAGGAACCAAAGCCGTAAACGTGACGCAAAAACAACAGATGTTTGTCATTATGTTGGGAATGTTCAGTACTTTTTTCCTGATTTTACATTATTTACCCAACGATATGACTTTCTCTAGTGCCTTGCACATAGCAGGAGCCAATGACAAAATGAATATTGTAGATTTCTCTTTTGACCCAGAACAAAAATATACGTTTTGGAGTGGAATTACGGGAGGCTTTTTCTTGGCTTTAGCTTATTTTGGAACGGACCAATCGCAAGTAGGACGGTATTTGTCTGGAAAGTCGGTTCGAGAAAGTCAGATGGGGTTGATTATGAATGGGCTTCTCAAGGTACCAATGCAATTCTTTATCTTATTGACTGGTGTTATGGTTTTTGTCTTTTTTCAATTCAATCCTGTTCCGCTTAACTTCAATCCGAATAACAAAACGGTGATTGAAAATTCGAAATACAAAAAGGAATATCAAGCCTTAGAAAACAAACTTAATGCCTTATCAGAAGACAAAAAAGTTATCAATTTATTGTATATCGACCAATTGAATCAGGATTATGACAATCCTACACTACGCAAGGAATTGGTAGCTTTATCAAACAAAGAAAAAGATTTACGCGACCGCGCCAAAGATATTATTACCAAAGCCGACCCCGATAGCGAGACCAATGATAAAGATTATGTCTTTTTCCATTTTGTGCTCAACTATCTTCCCAAAGGTTTAATTGGTTTGTTATTAGCGGTTATTCTTTCGGCGGCTATGTCTTCAACTGCTTCTGGATTGAGTGCTTTGGCTTCAACCACAGCAATTGATATTTACAAACGTAATCTGAAGACCGAAAAATCTGAGACACATTATTTGAATGCTACGAAGTTTTTTACTTTGATGTGGGGAGTAATTGCTATTCTATTTGCTTGTATTGGAACATTATTCGAGAACTTAATACAGTTGGTTAACATCATTGGTTCTATATTTTACGGTACTGTATTAGGGATATTCTTAGTTGGTTTTTATATCAAAAAAGTACAATCACAAGCCGTGTTTTATAGTGCAGTAATCAGTCAAATTACCATATTTATCATTTACTATTTTGCGATTTTCATCTATCCGAGTGGTGAAGAAAAATTAGGGTATTTGTGGTTGAATTTTATTGGTGCATTACTAACTATTGTTCTATCTATTGTGATTCAAATGCTAGTACCAAAAAAAGAAATAGCCATTGAGGGTGAATAG
- a CDS encoding BlaI/MecI/CopY family transcriptional regulator: MQKLTNKEEEIMHILWKLKKAFVKEIQAEITEEQPHYNTLSTIVRNLEEKGYVSHNAFGNTHQYFPVVKIEDYRKKFMSNAIETFFGSSYKNMVSQFAKEEKISAEELREILAMIEQK, from the coding sequence ATGCAAAAATTAACCAACAAGGAAGAAGAAATTATGCACATTTTATGGAAGCTTAAAAAAGCTTTTGTAAAAGAAATTCAAGCAGAAATCACAGAAGAACAACCCCACTACAACACCCTTTCTACCATTGTCAGAAATCTAGAAGAGAAAGGATATGTGTCGCACAACGCTTTTGGAAATACGCATCAATATTTCCCTGTCGTTAAGATTGAAGACTATCGCAAGAAATTTATGTCGAATGCCATAGAGACATTTTTTGGTAGTTCATATAAGAATATGGTTTCGCAATTTGCGAAAGAAGAAAAAATATCTGCTGAAGAGTTGCGAGAAATATTAGCGATGATTGAACAAAAATAA